In the genome of Streptomyces fagopyri, the window GCAGTTCCTCGAAACGCGCGAAGCGCTCCTGGCGGGCCTCGTGGTACGTCGCGAAGCCCCCGCCGTGCACCCAGGCGTCGGCACCGGCCGGGCTGGGCTCGACGCTGACGATCTTCTCGGCGGCGCGCGCCAGCAGCTCCCGGTCGTGGGAGACGAACAGCACGGTCTTGCGGGTCTCCTTGAGCCGCTCCTCCAGCCAGCGCTTTCCCGGTACGTCGAGATAGTTGTCCGGCTCGTCGAGGAGCAGTACCTCGTCGGTGCCGCGCAGCAGGGCTTCGAGCACCAGCCGCTTCTGCTCGCCGCCGGACAGCGTCCGCACCAGACGCCACTGCGCCTTCTCGTACGGGACGCCCAGCGCGGCCGTGGTGCACATGTCCCAGAGCGTCTCGGACTCGTATCCGCGCACCTCGGCCCAGTCGGACAGCGCCTGCGCGTAGCGGAGCTGGGAGGCCTCGTCGTCGACGGTCATGAGATCGTGCTCGGCGGCGTCGACGGCCTTCGCGGCCTGCCGGATGCGGGGCGGTGCCACGGACACGAGCAGGTCCCGCACGGTCGTCTCGTCCCGTACCGAGCCCACGAACTGGCGCATCACACCCAGGCCGCCACCGACGGTTACGGTCCCCCCGTGCGGCTTCAGCTCCCCCGAGATCAGCCGCAGCAGCGTGGTCTTGCCCGCTCCGTTGGGTCCGACCAGGGCGACGACGGCCCCTTCCCCCACCCGAAACGACACATCGCCGAGCAGCGCCCTCCCGTCGGGAAGGTAGTACTCAAGATGTGCGGCTTCGAGGTGTCCCATGGTGAGGCATTCTCCGTGGAGGCGGGTCCACCCGGCAAACCCATATCCGAGGGGTGGACCACCGCGTTCGGCGGAGGGGCCCGCCACGGATCCCCGTACGCCCGCCGAAGCCCGGGTCCGCGCCCCGCCCCCGCCGGGAACACACCCCGTCTCCGGGCCGACGTGGGCCGACCGGGGGCGGTGCTGGGCGGTGAGGGCGGAAAACGTCCCGGCGGGGGTAGTCGCACCCCATGACCACCACCCCTGACATCGACCTCACCACCGGTCCCCCTGGCCCTCACCCCCTCCGGAGCCGCTTCCTGACGGCGGACTCCCGTCTCTTCGAGGCCGTCGCGTCCCGTCACTGGCCAGGGGGCGACCGCTTCCTGCCGAAACTGAGCCACAGCGCGAACCACGGCCTGCTGTGGTTCGCCACCGCGGCGGCCCTCGCCGCCACCCGCACCCCCCACGCACGCCGTGCCGCGGCGCGGGGTCTCGCCTCGCTGAGTCTCGCCTCCGCCACGATCAACACCGTCGGCAAACGCACGGTGCGCCGCCCCCGCCCGTCACTCGCCCCGGTCCCCCAGGCGCGCCGGCTCAAGCGCCAGCCGATCACCACCTCGTTCCCGTCGGGACACTCCGCGTCGGCCGCCGCCTTCGCGACGGGGGTGGCACTGGAGTCGCACGGCTGGGGCGCGGCGGTGGCACCGCTCGCCACCGCGGTGGCCCTGTCCCGCGTCTACACCGGCGCCCATTTCCCGAGCGACGTCCTCGCGGGCGCGGCCCTGGGCGCGGCCGCCGCGTTCGCGGTACGGAGGCTGCTCCCGGAGCACGGCCGCCACTGAGGATGTGCGGTCCACATCGTAAGACGCAGGTCTCACCATCCGACACGCGGGCGTACGGTGATCCATGACCGACGGGAAGAGACGAAGGGGAACGGTCATGCCGAAACCGCGGGAGACCGCCGTCTACACACACGGCCACCACGAGTCCGTACTGCGCTCGCACACCTGGCGCACCGCCGCCAACTCCGCGGCCTATCTGCTCGACTCGCTCAAGCCCCACATGAAGATCCTGGACATCGGCTGCGGGCCCGGCACCATCACCGCCGACCTGGCGGAACTGGTTCCGGACGGACAGGTCACCGGGGTCGACCACGCACCGGGGATCCTGGACCAGGCCCGTGCCACGGCGGCCGGCCGCGGCCTGCGGAACGTGGATTTCGGGGTCGCGGACGTGCACGCGCTGGACTTCCCGGACGACACCTTCTGCGTCGTCCACGCCCACCAGGTGCTGCAGCACGTGGGTGACCCGGTGCAGGCGCTGCGCGAGATGCGCCGCGTCACCAAGCCGGGCGGTTTCATCGCCGTGCGCGACGCGGACTACTCGGCCATGACCTGGTATCCCGAGGTCCCGGGCATGACCGACTGGCAGGACCTGTACCTGCGCGTCGCCCGCGCCAACGGGGGCGAGCCGGCGGCGGGGCGCCGTCTCAGGTCGTGGGCGCTGGCCGCCGGCATCACGGACATCACCGCGACGTCGAGCACCTGGACCTTCGCCACCGAGGCCGAGCGGGAGTGGTGGAGCGGGCTGTGGGCCGATCGCACCCTGGCCTCGGCGTACGCGGACCGGGCCACCGAGGGCGGCCACGCGACCACCGGGCGACTGCGGGCCGTGTCGGAGGCCTGGCGCGAGTGGGGACGACGGGAGGACGGCTGGTTCTCCGTGCTGCACGGGGAGATCCTCTGCCGCAAGGACAGGTGACCCTCCCGGCCGAGGGTACGGGTGCACCTCCCGGCCGAGGGGACGGGACCTCCCCCTCGGCGACGGGTGAACCTCCCGCTCGGCGGCGGACGAACCGCCCGCTCGATGATGCGCGCGAAACGATCTCCTCCCCGGGTCGCCCCAACTAGGCTCGCCCGTATGGAGATTCTGGGAACCACGTTGCGTATCTGCGTCGACGACCTGGAGGCTTCGGTCCCCTTCTACGAGAGACTGGCGGGCACACGTGCCCTGCGGTTCGAGCGCGGGGGCGTGTCGGTCGCCGCGGTCGGCTGCTTCCTGCTGATGAGCGGACCGGCGGCCGAGCTCGACGTCCTGCGCAAGGTGGCCGCGACCATCGCCGTCAAGGACGTCGAGGAGGCCGGCCGGGTACTCCGTGAGCTCGGCGCGCACATTCTGGCGGGGCCCGTGGGGACGCCCGCGGGCCGCAATCTGATCGCCATGCATCCGGACGGGGTCGTGTACGAGTACGTGGACCGCGGGACGGACCGTTGACCCGTCCCTCCTGTGGCCCCGCCCCGGCGGGCCGGGGAGCGGGGCGGACCGGCCCGCGTCGGCCCCCCGGCCCGCGAGGGCGGACGAGGGGACTTCAGTCCGGATCGGCGCGCCACTCCGTCACCGGCGGCCGCATCCGGAAGTCGTACCGCGCGGGCAGTGCCTCGTCGGTCAGCCGGGCCCACAGCACACCGATCGCCTCGGCCCCCTCCCGCAGATCGGCCACCTCGAACCCCGCGTCGAAGACCGCCCGCGCTCCCTCCCGGTCCCCCTCGGCGAGCAGCAACTCCGCCTCGATCAGCCGGAACCGGCCCCGTTCACGGATCACGGGCCGCAGCCGCCGCCAGACCGTCCGCGCCTCCGCCGTCCGCCGCACCCCGAGCAGGGCGGCCAGCGTCTCCCGGCCGAGCGCGGCCATGGCCGCAGTCCACACCGCACCGTCGTCACGCCGTTCCCGGCACAGGTCGTCGAAGGCGTCGGCGTACCGGTCGGCGGCCCGCTCCCGGTTGCCCGCCTGCTGGTCCGCGACGGCCAGGCAGCGCAACAACGGCCAGAGCGACGGCGCGAGTTCGAGTGCGCGTTCCCAGCTGCGCACCGCCTGCGCGACATCACCGGCATGCCACTGGGCGACACCGAGGTGGTACTCGGTGAGCGGCTTGGCGGGCGCCGTCTCCAGCATGTCGCGCCAGTGCGGGGCGACGAGCGTCTCGCCCGGCGGCCCGACCCGTCGCGGCTCGGGAAAGGCACCGGTCCTGAGCAGTTCCACCCATGGCGCCTGCGCCTCTCCGAGGGTGGACTCGTCGAACGGCGTCCCCGCGGGCTTGTGGCCGGCGCGCAGCACTTCGAGGGCGCCCCAGCCGGACCCCGCGTGGAGCACCTCGCCGGGTTCCGTGTCGGCGTGCGGGAGCCAGGCCGCGTACGCCGCCTCGACGTCGGCCCGTGGCAGGGCACGCTCCAGCCGGTCCTCCACCTCCGCCCGCGCCGCCGCCCAGTCGGTCCCGTGGACCGTCCGCGCGCTCGCGTCGTCCGCCGCCAGCGGACCGTACGACTCCAGCCAGGTCACCTCGCTCTCCGCGTCCAGCCGCACATGCTCCAGCTGGGTGCGGGCGAGCCCGGCCTGGATCTCGCAGTAGCCCCCGGTGCCGGGCTCGGTGAGCCATTCCTGCCAGCGCCGGCCGCCCGCACCGGAACCCCAGACGAACAGCTTGCGTCCGCGCAGCACGTCGGTGGACGTCTGCACGAGCCCCTCACCCGCGTCGTCGAGCGCGGCGATCCAGCGGCGCTGCCCGTCGGGCAGTTCGTAGAAGTAGTCGGCGGGGAGGTCGGCGCGCGGCGGCCGGGTGCGGTCGACGCCCTCGTGCTCCGGTACCGGCACCCGGCGCAGCCGCCGCTCGTAGCCGAAGTGCCAGGCCTCGTCCGCCGGGACCAGCACCCTGCGCCGCTCGGGGACGGCGATGTTGGACCACCAGTACACGGGGGCGGGCTTCTCGTGCGGATTGCGGACGCGGACACCGACATGGAGGAAGTCCGACCCGTCCGGCAGCCACAGGTCGACCTGGAAGGGCAGGTCGCGCAGCCGTTCCCACTCCCACAGGCGCAGCATCTCGCCGCCGTCGGGGGCCGTGACCCGGGCCGCGTGGACGGGTGCGCAGGACAGCGTGGTGTGGCCGGTCGCGCCGATGTTCCACTCGATGCCGCCGGAGAACCAGGCGCCGTTGAGCGCGAAGCAGGCGGGCTGGAACACCGGGTTGCGGTAGAGGAGTTCGCGCTGCGAGGGCTTGTGGAAGAGGGAGGCGACCCGGCCCCCGCGGGACGGCAGCACGGTGACCCGCAGCCGGTCGTTCTCGATCACGATCGTGTCGGTCGTGCGGGACGTGCGGTGTCTGCCGTAGCCGTCCCGGACGCGCTCCGGCAGGACGTCGCGCAGGGGTTCGTAGCCGATCTGCCGGGCCATGTCGCGGGGAAGTGCCTCGCGGTCCCGGTCGTCGACGCGATGCGCCTCGTCGAGTGGCCGCAGCGGCGGCAGCGGGTTGCTGGGGCCCAACTCCGCTGACGGCAGCGTCATTACGTCACGTCGGATCGTCGTCACGACGACCATGGAAGCGCGACATCGCCCACCTGACCAGGGGTTCCGCTCGTCAGGATACGGTCAGGATTGCGCAAAGGCGGCCGGGACGCCCGGCCCGGGGCACAGGCTGGCCCGCGGCGGCCGTACCGGGCGCGGGCGGGTCACGGGGTGGCAGTCATCTCCGCGGTGATCGCCCAGCGTTCGTGGTCGCGCCAGGCACCGTCGATGTGGATGAAGGCCGGTGAGAAGCCCTCCAGCCGGAATCCGCAGCGCCGGGCGAGCGCGATCGACGCGGCGTTCCCGGGCTGGACGTTGATCTCCAGCCGGTGCAGCCCCATCGTCGTGAAGGCGTACCGGACCACGAGTCCGAGCCCCTCGGACATGAGCCCGCGTCCCGCGGCGTGCGCGAAGGCCCCGTACCCGAGCGCCCCGCTCAGAAAGCCGCCCTCGACGATGTTGTTGATGTTGATGAATCCGGCGACGGCCCCGCCGTCCCGTTCACAGACGAGGAAACCGGCCTTCGTGGGGTCCTTGATGAGCCGTCCCGCGTACGCCGCGTAGGCGTCGGGGCTCCCCGGCGGGAAGAGCCAGGGCTGGTGCAGGGCCTTGCTCTCGCGGACCCGCGCGGTGAACTCGGCGGCGTCCTCGTAGGCGAAGTGCCGTATGCCCGCGCGGGGGCCCTGGGCCAGATAGGGGGAGTCGTTCTCAGGCATCCGGCCACAGTACGCCGCCGCCGCTCTGCGGCCGCGTGGTCTCCACGTTCTCACGGCCGTCGCCTCGTGGAGTACGCCCCGCACAGCGCGCCGATCGCCCCGGTGCCCAGCAGCGCCATCCACAGGGGTGTGGTCACTTCCGGGATCAGCAGCCGGATCTTCGTGCTCCGGGTGTTCTCGAAGACGAAGACCATGGCGAGCAGGACCAGCGCCATGACGGTGGTTCTGCCCGGTGTCATCAGCCCGGCGCGGCTCTTCGCGCCGCTCGTGGCGGAGGCGTCGGGGGTCTTCGGACTCATGCGCCCAGCATGGGCCGCGTGCCCGTGGTCCGCTCGGTGGGAGGTTCCTCCGGGTGACCGGCGAGACCCTGTCCTCATCTCCCGGTCACCCCGGGAGGCCACCGCGCTCCCCGGGCCGGGCTCCACCCCGAGCGGCGCGCTCCCGCGGCGCGGCGGGGCCGCCCCGCGAAGGGCGACGGAAGGGTGCCGGCGGGAGCGCCCTCAGGCGAGTGCCGGTTCGTCCAGGGTGAGCGTCCCCGCGTCCGCGTCCAGTTCCGCCCCGACGCCGAACGCGACGGTGAGGGCCCCTTCGCAGTGGCCGAATCCGAAGTGTTCGACGACCGGCACCCCGAGGCCCCCCAGCCGGTCGGCGAAGACGGTCCGCACTCCCTCGTACGGGCCGCAGTCCACCCAGGAGCCGAGCGCGATGCCGGCGACCCGGTCGAGCCATCCGGCGCGCAGGAGCTGGGTGAGGATCCGGTCCAGCCGGTAGGCCTCCTCGCCGATGTCCTCGATCAGCAGCAGCCCGCCCCGGGCGGAGGCACGGGCGTGCGGGGTGCCGAGGTCGGCGGCCAGCAGGCTGACGCAGCCGCCGAGGGTGACACCACGGGCCCGTCCCGGCACCAGCGCGCCCCCCGTGCCGGCCGTGAGGGTCCGCACGGTCTCGGGCTCGAAGAGCGTCGCCCGCAGGTGTTCCTGTGTCCGCGCGTTCTTCAGGAAGTCGAGGGCCGCGACCATCGGTCCGTGCAGGGTGACCAGCCCGGCGCGGGTCGCGAACGCCTCGTGCAGTGTGGTGATGTCGCTGAAGCCGAGGAACACCTTGGGGCCCGCCGAGCGGATCGCGTCCCAGTCGAGGAGGTCGACCATGCGCTGCGCGCCGTAGCCGCCGCGGGCACAGAACACCGCGGACACCTCCGGGTCGCACCAGGCGGCCTGGAAG includes:
- a CDS encoding GNAT family N-acetyltransferase; the encoded protein is MPENDSPYLAQGPRAGIRHFAYEDAAEFTARVRESKALHQPWLFPPGSPDAYAAYAGRLIKDPTKAGFLVCERDGGAVAGFININNIVEGGFLSGALGYGAFAHAAGRGLMSEGLGLVVRYAFTTMGLHRLEINVQPGNAASIALARRCGFRLEGFSPAFIHIDGAWRDHERWAITAEMTATP
- a CDS encoding class I SAM-dependent methyltransferase: MPKPRETAVYTHGHHESVLRSHTWRTAANSAAYLLDSLKPHMKILDIGCGPGTITADLAELVPDGQVTGVDHAPGILDQARATAAGRGLRNVDFGVADVHALDFPDDTFCVVHAHQVLQHVGDPVQALREMRRVTKPGGFIAVRDADYSAMTWYPEVPGMTDWQDLYLRVARANGGEPAAGRRLRSWALAAGITDITATSSTWTFATEAEREWWSGLWADRTLASAYADRATEGGHATTGRLRAVSEAWREWGRREDGWFSVLHGEILCRKDR
- a CDS encoding VOC family protein: MEILGTTLRICVDDLEASVPFYERLAGTRALRFERGGVSVAAVGCFLLMSGPAAELDVLRKVAATIAVKDVEEAGRVLRELGAHILAGPVGTPAGRNLIAMHPDGVVYEYVDRGTDR
- a CDS encoding S66 peptidase family protein, which produces MKSLTRPARLAPGARVAVVSPSGPVPEERLEAGLDLLRGWDLDPVVAPHVLDRHTEFNYLAGTDAHRAADFQAAWCDPEVSAVFCARGGYGAQRMVDLLDWDAIRSAGPKVFLGFSDITTLHEAFATRAGLVTLHGPMVAALDFLKNARTQEHLRATLFEPETVRTLTAGTGGALVPGRARGVTLGGCVSLLAADLGTPHARASARGGLLLIEDIGEEAYRLDRILTQLLRAGWLDRVAGIALGSWVDCGPYEGVRTVFADRLGGLGVPVVEHFGFGHCEGALTVAFGVGAELDADAGTLTLDEPALA
- a CDS encoding DUF1049 domain-containing protein, whose product is MSPKTPDASATSGAKSRAGLMTPGRTTVMALVLLAMVFVFENTRSTKIRLLIPEVTTPLWMALLGTGAIGALCGAYSTRRRP
- a CDS encoding DUF5107 domain-containing protein codes for the protein MVVVTTIRRDVMTLPSAELGPSNPLPPLRPLDEAHRVDDRDREALPRDMARQIGYEPLRDVLPERVRDGYGRHRTSRTTDTIVIENDRLRVTVLPSRGGRVASLFHKPSQRELLYRNPVFQPACFALNGAWFSGGIEWNIGATGHTTLSCAPVHAARVTAPDGGEMLRLWEWERLRDLPFQVDLWLPDGSDFLHVGVRVRNPHEKPAPVYWWSNIAVPERRRVLVPADEAWHFGYERRLRRVPVPEHEGVDRTRPPRADLPADYFYELPDGQRRWIAALDDAGEGLVQTSTDVLRGRKLFVWGSGAGGRRWQEWLTEPGTGGYCEIQAGLARTQLEHVRLDAESEVTWLESYGPLAADDASARTVHGTDWAAARAEVEDRLERALPRADVEAAYAAWLPHADTEPGEVLHAGSGWGALEVLRAGHKPAGTPFDESTLGEAQAPWVELLRTGAFPEPRRVGPPGETLVAPHWRDMLETAPAKPLTEYHLGVAQWHAGDVAQAVRSWERALELAPSLWPLLRCLAVADQQAGNRERAADRYADAFDDLCRERRDDGAVWTAAMAALGRETLAALLGVRRTAEARTVWRRLRPVIRERGRFRLIEAELLLAEGDREGARAVFDAGFEVADLREGAEAIGVLWARLTDEALPARYDFRMRPPVTEWRADPD